The Mytilus galloprovincialis chromosome 2, xbMytGall1.hap1.1, whole genome shotgun sequence genome has a window encoding:
- the LOC143062652 gene encoding uncharacterized protein LOC143062652 isoform X1, which translates to MSYNYQESLNGEALSRYQCKLDLISCKECPYKLPAGVWQNNPCKWPDVQWGDVYSYLIDSPGVYTRESMKAFKSLEAHNFFISGWVQTVFHYLTEKGAPFILKADVKPSQRVNEDPHHPWVAVNSSGTVVAAHCDCMAGLSEVCSHVAALLFKIEAAGRLGYTRKACTEEPCKWNADFVKKVLPDPISKIKFYKASTVLKAKSRKRNRTRKFTPANDNQKQQLLDSLKGCTTKPIVLCTFNGYSTDFHWTTPTVNTPKIPAALKDWYHPDNIKLSIDELYDKCKGIADSMTISYEVTRYIYDCTTAQSSSMTWYDQRVGRITSSTVHNVLHTTLENPSTSLLKKICDPAPKPLNVPAVIWGREHEKSAIKEFQQVMCTDHQNFCVKKAGFLIDLNYPYIGVSADGIATCDCHGSSVLEVKCPYKYRSSLLPEFLADPNTCLKTDHELKKTHQYYSQVQLQMYVHNMNTSFFVVWGEKFTVVSNVTKDDEFIKTMLEKSHNFFINAVVPELLTRKISSPTEKPISNDELFCICQTPEDGNMIGCDNQNCKYKWFHLDCIKMKRVPKFTWYCSYCKKQ; encoded by the exons ATGTCGTACAATTATCAAGAGAGTTTAAATGGTGAAGCATTAAGTCGTTATCAGTGCAAATTGGATCTAATTAGTTGTAAAGAGTGTCCTTACAAGTTACCCGCTGGCGTTTGGCAGAATAATCCCTGTAAATGGCCAGATGTGCAATGGGGTGATGTGTATTCATACCTTATTGACAGCCCAG GTGTTTACACAAGGGAAAGCATGAAAGCTTTCAAAAGCCTAGAAGCAcacaatttctttatttctggATGGGTTCAAACTGTATTTCACTACCTAACAGAAAAAGGGGCCCCATTTATCCTGAAAGCTGATGTTAAACCATCTCAGAGAGTTAATGAAGATCCACATCACCCATGGGTTGCAGTAAATTCTAGTGGAACTGTTGTTGCAGCCCACTGTGACTGCATGGCTGG GTTATCAGAGGTATGTTCCCATGTTGCAGCACTCCTGTTTAAAATTGAAGCAGCAGGCAGACTTGGTTACACAAGGAAAGCATGCACTGAAGAACCATGTAAATGGAATGCTGATTTTGTAAAGAAAGTTTTACCAGACCCAATttctaaaataaagttttacaaaGCAAGTACGGTTTTGAAAGCCAAGTCTCGTAAAAGAAATCGTACCCGGAAATTTACACCAGCAAATGATAATCAAAAGCAGCAACTATTAGATTCACTAAAAGGATGTACAACAAAACCAATTGTTCTATGCACATTTAATGGGTATTCAACTGACTTTCATTGGACAACACCAACAGTTAATACCCCCAAAATTCCAGCAGCACTCAAAGACTGGTATCATCCTGATAATATTAAGCTTAGCATAGATGAATTATATGATAAATGCAAAGGTATTGCTGACTCTATGACAATATCATATGAAGTGACTAGGTATATATATGACTGCACAACAGCCCAGAGCAGCTCTATGACATGGTATGACCAACGTGTAGGCCGAATTACATCATCAACAGTGCACAATGTATTACATACAACCCTTGAAAATCCCTCAACATCTCTGTTGAAGAAAATCTGTGACCCAGCACCAAAACCATTAAATGTACCAGCAGTTATCTGGGGACGTGAACACGAGAAAAGTGCCATTAAAGAATTTCAACAGGTAATGTGTACTGACCATCAAAACTTTTGTGTAAAGAAAGCAGgttttttgattgatttaaattatCCATATATTGGTGTCAGTGCAGATGGAATAGCAACATGTGACTGCCATGGAAGTAGTGTATTGGAAGTGAAATGTCCATACAAATATAGATCAAGTCTACTTCCCGAGTTTCTTGCAGACCCCAATACCTGTCTTAAAACAGACCATGAACTGAAAAAAACTCATCAGTATTATAGCCAGGTTCAACTGCAAATGTATGTGCACAACATGAACACATCCTTTTTTGTGGTATGGGGTGAAAAATTCACTGTTGTCAGCAATGTTACTAAAGACGATGAATTCATCAAAACAATGCTAGAGAAatcacataatttttttattaatgcagTTGTGCCTGAACTTCTTACAAGAAAGATTTCATCACCAACGGAAAAGCCTATATCAAATGATGAATTATTTTGTATATGTCAGACGCCTGAAGATGGCAACATGATAGGTTGTGACAACCAGAACTGTAAATATAAGTGGTTTCATCTGGATTGCATTAAGATGAAAAGAGTACCAAAGTTTACCTGGTACTGCTCATATTGTAAAAAACAGTAG
- the LOC143062652 gene encoding uncharacterized protein LOC143062652 isoform X2, which yields MKAFKSLEAHNFFISGWVQTVFHYLTEKGAPFILKADVKPSQRVNEDPHHPWVAVNSSGTVVAAHCDCMAGLSEVCSHVAALLFKIEAAGRLGYTRKACTEEPCKWNADFVKKVLPDPISKIKFYKASTVLKAKSRKRNRTRKFTPANDNQKQQLLDSLKGCTTKPIVLCTFNGYSTDFHWTTPTVNTPKIPAALKDWYHPDNIKLSIDELYDKCKGIADSMTISYEVTRYIYDCTTAQSSSMTWYDQRVGRITSSTVHNVLHTTLENPSTSLLKKICDPAPKPLNVPAVIWGREHEKSAIKEFQQVMCTDHQNFCVKKAGFLIDLNYPYIGVSADGIATCDCHGSSVLEVKCPYKYRSSLLPEFLADPNTCLKTDHELKKTHQYYSQVQLQMYVHNMNTSFFVVWGEKFTVVSNVTKDDEFIKTMLEKSHNFFINAVVPELLTRKISSPTEKPISNDELFCICQTPEDGNMIGCDNQNCKYKWFHLDCIKMKRVPKFTWYCSYCKKQ from the exons ATGAAAGCTTTCAAAAGCCTAGAAGCAcacaatttctttatttctggATGGGTTCAAACTGTATTTCACTACCTAACAGAAAAAGGGGCCCCATTTATCCTGAAAGCTGATGTTAAACCATCTCAGAGAGTTAATGAAGATCCACATCACCCATGGGTTGCAGTAAATTCTAGTGGAACTGTTGTTGCAGCCCACTGTGACTGCATGGCTGG GTTATCAGAGGTATGTTCCCATGTTGCAGCACTCCTGTTTAAAATTGAAGCAGCAGGCAGACTTGGTTACACAAGGAAAGCATGCACTGAAGAACCATGTAAATGGAATGCTGATTTTGTAAAGAAAGTTTTACCAGACCCAATttctaaaataaagttttacaaaGCAAGTACGGTTTTGAAAGCCAAGTCTCGTAAAAGAAATCGTACCCGGAAATTTACACCAGCAAATGATAATCAAAAGCAGCAACTATTAGATTCACTAAAAGGATGTACAACAAAACCAATTGTTCTATGCACATTTAATGGGTATTCAACTGACTTTCATTGGACAACACCAACAGTTAATACCCCCAAAATTCCAGCAGCACTCAAAGACTGGTATCATCCTGATAATATTAAGCTTAGCATAGATGAATTATATGATAAATGCAAAGGTATTGCTGACTCTATGACAATATCATATGAAGTGACTAGGTATATATATGACTGCACAACAGCCCAGAGCAGCTCTATGACATGGTATGACCAACGTGTAGGCCGAATTACATCATCAACAGTGCACAATGTATTACATACAACCCTTGAAAATCCCTCAACATCTCTGTTGAAGAAAATCTGTGACCCAGCACCAAAACCATTAAATGTACCAGCAGTTATCTGGGGACGTGAACACGAGAAAAGTGCCATTAAAGAATTTCAACAGGTAATGTGTACTGACCATCAAAACTTTTGTGTAAAGAAAGCAGgttttttgattgatttaaattatCCATATATTGGTGTCAGTGCAGATGGAATAGCAACATGTGACTGCCATGGAAGTAGTGTATTGGAAGTGAAATGTCCATACAAATATAGATCAAGTCTACTTCCCGAGTTTCTTGCAGACCCCAATACCTGTCTTAAAACAGACCATGAACTGAAAAAAACTCATCAGTATTATAGCCAGGTTCAACTGCAAATGTATGTGCACAACATGAACACATCCTTTTTTGTGGTATGGGGTGAAAAATTCACTGTTGTCAGCAATGTTACTAAAGACGATGAATTCATCAAAACAATGCTAGAGAAatcacataatttttttattaatgcagTTGTGCCTGAACTTCTTACAAGAAAGATTTCATCACCAACGGAAAAGCCTATATCAAATGATGAATTATTTTGTATATGTCAGACGCCTGAAGATGGCAACATGATAGGTTGTGACAACCAGAACTGTAAATATAAGTGGTTTCATCTGGATTGCATTAAGATGAAAAGAGTACCAAAGTTTACCTGGTACTGCTCATATTGTAAAAAACAGTAG
- the LOC143062653 gene encoding uncharacterized protein LOC143062653, translating into MPKTCCAVGCQNHNMMLKSLSFHKFPKDQERFNLWLTALKRDRPDGTPWIPTKNSVVCNAHFISGKPSSDQTHPDYVPTLFNYNTNVSSKKQQQQKLQRHANALKRKHETTPIVNQVSECKKLMLSPKQLFPGNEENIQPMYIAEPISSYKNRHGFNKPTEQPEREMFFKEISNLRDEKDNILIENQSLHDQLVKSQLNSACVENNDQKCKYFTGLSWTVFMSVNTYLSQFLTRTPLTDTFSLRDQMFTTLIKLRLDIPFEFIAHHRGIALSTINNIFWRWINLMYAKMDFLIHWPDRETIQQTTPGIFKAKFPRLTSIVDCFEIFIERPKNLQARAKVYSNYKKHSTVKFFIACNPLGVVTFLSNAWGGRVSDNELVRSCGFIDRKYHHPGDQILADRGFLLQDDFATECSAELLIPAFTKGKKQLPAKDVETSRKLASVRIHIERVIGVMKNRYTILKGTLNIVLVKSLNDEVEESCFTSIDKIVRVCASLTNLGDGIVYSEN; encoded by the exons ATGCCCAAAACATGCTGTGCAGTTGGTTGTCAAAACCATAATATGATGTTAAAGTCTTTATCGTTCCATAAATTTCCTAAAGACCAAGAACGCTTTAATCTGTGGTTGACTGCATTGAAAAGAGACCGACCAGACGGTACACCTTGGATTCCTACCAAGAACTCAGTAGTGTGTAATGCACATTTTATTTCTg GAAAACCATCAAGTGATCAAACTCACCCAGATTATGTTCCAACATTGTTTAACTACAACACTAATGTAAGCTCAAAGAAACAGCAACAGCAGAAACTTCAGAGGCATGCTAATGCACTGAAAAGGAAGCATGAAACAACCCCTATAGTAAATCAGGTGTCGGAGTGCAAGAAACTAATGCTATCTCCAAAACAGCTATTTCCAGGAAATGAGGAAAACATACAGCCGATGTACATAGCAGAACCAATTTCTTCTTATAAAAATAGGCACGGCTTTAACAAACCAACAGAACAACCTGAGCGTGAAATGTTCTTCAAAGAAATTAGCAATTTACGTGATGAAAAGGACAATATTTTGATTGAGAACCAAAGTTTACATGATCAACTAGTGAAATCGCAGTTAAACTCAGCTTGTGTTGAAAACAATGACcagaaatgtaaatattttactgGACTCTCTTGGACTGTGTTTATGAGTGTAAATACCTACTTGTCTCAATTCTTGACAAGGACTCCTCTTACTGACACTTTTTCACTAAGAGATCAAATGTTCACAACTTTAATAAAGCTACGGTTAGACATACCATTTGAATTCATAGCTCATCACAGAGGTATTGCATtatcaacaataaacaatattttctgGCGCTGGATTAATCTAATGTATGCAAAGATGGACTTCCTTATTCACTGGCCAGACCGAGAAACAATTCAACAGACTACTCCGGGTATTTTTAAGGCCAAATTCCCAAGACTTACCTCAATTGTggattgttttgaaatttttattgaaCGCCCCAAAAACCTACAGGCAAGAGCTAAAGtgtattcaaattacaaaaaacatAGCACTGTCAAGTTTTTCATTGCATGCAACCCATTAGGAGTTGTTACTTTCCTATCAAATGCATGGGGTGGTAGAGTGTCAGATAATGAACTTGTGCGCTCTTGTGGTTTTATTGATCGTAAATACCATCACCCAGGTGATCAAATTCTGGCAGATAGGGGCTTCCTTCTTCAAGATGACTTTGCAACAGAGTGCTCAGCTGAACTACTTATACCAGCCTTTACGAAAGGAAAAAAACAATTACCTGCCAAAGATGTTGAAACCTCACGAAAGCTAGCAAGTGTGAGGATTCATATTGAAAGAGTTATTGGAGTAATGAAGAATCGTTATACCATTTTGAAAGggactttgaatattgttttagtGAAATCTTtgaatgatgaagttgaagaatCTTGTTTTACGTCAATTGACAAAATTGTCAGAGTGTGTGCATCCCTAACTAATCTTGGTGATGGAATTGTATATTCagaaaactga